In a single window of the Elaeis guineensis isolate ETL-2024a chromosome 4, EG11, whole genome shotgun sequence genome:
- the LOC105042590 gene encoding subtilisin-like protease — translation MAFSFSLFILFLSNLLCPAISQESNSGSLQTYIVHVQQPPGAATLFSFKDREKWYRSFLSAETAGLRESRMIYSYSSVISGFAARLTEEELSHMKNKSGFTDAYLDRILPLQTTHTPSFLGLHRDAPGLWKDSNYGRGVIIGVLDTGIASNHASFSDEGMPSPPAKWEGYCKFNASNCNNKLIGAREFLTGSNAMQTPTDRRKLRGSTNDTNGHGTHTASTAAGMFVNNASVNGLAKGTASGVAPYAHLAIYKVCTGDGSCAESDILAGMDAAVEDGVDLMSLSIGGPSTAFDRDSIAIGAFGAIQKGILVSCAAGNDGPEHGTLSNEAPWILTVGASTMDRLIQTTVTLGDNDEINGESAYEPNNFSSTPLPLIYPGILGGRQAGFCDNSSLDDIDVRGKIVVCDDGWIDDVSKGEIVKNAGGLGMIVANLMVEGFTTFSYTHVLPTSHVSYSDGQRIKAYINSASAPNASITFKGTVIGTKPAPAVAYFSSRGPSQADPNILKPDVIGPGVNVLAAWPFEVGASGTRARFNIISGTSMATPHLSGIAALLKSMHPDWSPAAIKSAIMTTADLTANDGNPITDETSNPADFFGIGAGHVNVLKASDPGLVYDIKPDDYLAYLCGLRYTDRQVSIIARRAVRCSNVGSMAGKDLNYPSFMVFLNATNNYMVEVTRTVTNVGAASSTYTVQSRTSSKGVKVDVKPMVLSFTKANERLQYNVTFSSSGISGGKYFQGYLMWISSDNSTTVGSPIVIAVV, via the coding sequence ATGGCCTTCTCTTTCTCGCTGTTCATTCTCTTCCTTTCTAATCTTCTCTGTCCAGCTATCAGCCAAGAGAGCAACTCTGGCAGCCTACAGACATATATAGTGCATGTGCAACAGCCTCCAGGTGCTGCTACGCTCTTTTCCTTCAAAGATAGGGAGAAATGGTACAGGTCCTTCTTGTCCGCCGAAACAGCGGGCTTGCGCGAGTCTCGGATGATTTATTCCTATAGCAGTGTGATCAGTGGGTTTGCTGCTAGACTTACAGAGGAAGAGCTTTCACATATGAAGAACAAATCCGGGTTCACAGATGCTTATCTTGACCGGATATTGCCACTCCAAACTACGCACACCCCTAGCTTCTTAGGCCTCCACCGAGATGCACCGGGCCTCTGGAAGGATTCCAATTATGGCAGAGGTGTGATAATTGGAGTGCTAGATACTGGAATTGCATCCAACCATGCTTCGTTCAGTGATGAAGGAATGCCTTCTCCTCCTGCAAAATGGGAGGGCTACTGCAAGTTCAATGCCTCCAACTGCAACAACAAGCTCATCGGTGCAAGGGAATTTCTTACAGGATCCAACGCCATGCAGACCCCCACAGATAGAAGGAAACTGCGAGGATCGACGAACGACACCAATGGACATGGCACGCACACGGCCTCCACTGCAGCTGGCATGTTCGTAAACAATGCTAGCGTGAACGGTCTGGCCAAAGGCACAGCTTCTGGAGTGGCGCCCTACGCTCACCTTGCCATCTATAAGGTGTGTACGGGAGATGGTAGTTGCGCCGAGTCCGACATACTAGCGGGGATGGATGCCGCGGTGGAGGATGGAGTCGATCTGATGTCGTTGTCCATCGGTGGACCATCCACTGCTTTCGACCGAGACAGTATTGCTATTGGTGCTTTTGGGGCAATCCAGAAGGGCATCCTTGTGAGCTGCGCGGCCGGAAATGACGGGCCGGAGCACGGCACGCTGTCGAACGAGGCGCCATGGATCCTCACAGTCGGTGCAAGCACCATGGATCGGTTGATTCAGACAACAGTGACACTCGGAGATAACGATGAAATTAATGGAGAATCTGCTTACGAGCCTAACAACTTCAGCTCCACCCCGCTGCCTTTGATCTATCCTGGCATCCTCGGAGGCCGTCAGGCTGGTTTCTGCGACAATTCCTCTTTAGACGACATCGATGTACGGGGAAAGATAGTTGTCTGTGATGACGGCTGGATCGATGACGTGTCCAAGGGTGAAATTGTGAAGAATGCCGGAGGGCTCGGGATGATCGTTGCCAATCTAATGGTGGAAGGCTTCACCACCTTCAGCTATACCCATGTACTTCCAACATCTCACGTTAGCTACTCCGATGGACAGAGGATCAAAGCATACATCAATTCAGCTTCCGCTCCCAACGCATCCATCACCTTCAAGGGTACAGTGATTGGAACAAAACCGGCTCCGGCTGTTGCTTACTTTTCTTCAAGAGGACCGAGTCAGGCCGACCCTAACATCCTGAAGCCGGACGTCATCGGTCCTGGGGTGAACGTTTTAGCTGCATGGCCCTTCGAGGTCGGAGCCTCCGGCACCAGAGCCAGATTCAACATAATCTCCGGCACCTCCATGGCCACCCCACACCTCAGTGGCATTGCAGCCCTGCTGAAGAGCATGCACCCAGACTGGTCGCCGGCGGCGATCAAGTCGGCAATCATGACGACGGCCGACTTGACTGCCAACGACGGCAATCCGATCACGGACGAGACATCGAACCCTGCCGACTTCTTCGGAATTGGGGCCGGCCATGTGAACGTGTTGAAAGCCTCCGATCCTGGTCTCGTTTATGATATCAAGCCCGACGATTATTTAGCATACCTCTGCGGTCTGCGGTACACCGATCGGCAGGTGAGTATCATCGCTCGCCGTGCAGTCAGGTGTTCCAATGTTGGGAGCATGGCTGGCAAAGATCTAAACTACCCTTCGTTCATGGTGTTCTTGAATGCCACCAACAACTATATGGTGGAGGTGACACGGACGGTGACGAATGTTGGAGCGGCGAGCTCCACCTACACTGTGCAAAGCCGGACGTCGTCGAAAGGGGTGAAGGTGGACGTGAAGCCGATGGTGCTCTCGTTTACGAAGGCTAACGAGAGGCTCCAGTACAACGTTACATTCAGCAGTAGCGGCATAAGCGGTGGCAAATATTTTCAAGGATATTTGATGTGGATTTCATCTGATAACAGTACAACGGTTGGAAGTCCAATAGTGATAGCCGTTGTGTGA